One window of the Mycobacterium sp. SVM_VP21 genome contains the following:
- a CDS encoding patatin-like phospholipase family protein, which yields MTSAAESRAHRAHRVALVLGSGGARGYAHIGVIAELRDRGYDIVGISGSSMGALVGGLQAAGRLDDFAEWAKSLTQGAVLRLLDPSFTAAGVLRAEKILDVVRDILGDINIEELPIPFTAVATDLIAGRSVWLQRGPVDTAIRASIAIPGVIAPHVVDGRLLADGGILDPLPMAPLSAVNADLTLAVSLNGGDPTAAGPAADDSEKDAPAGRLNRMWRSTSALLDTSGARSLLDRPTARAILDRFSSGESEAGGSARLDEGEAKLGPPHRPGEDEESTPEVVPKLGSFEVMNRTIDIAQAALARHQLASHPPDLLIEVPRVACRSLDFHRAAELIDLGRELAARALDAAKSL from the coding sequence ATGACCTCTGCTGCGGAATCCCGCGCGCACCGGGCGCACCGGGTGGCGCTGGTGCTGGGCAGCGGCGGTGCGCGCGGCTATGCCCACATCGGGGTGATCGCCGAGCTGCGCGACCGCGGCTACGACATCGTGGGGATCTCCGGATCGTCGATGGGGGCGCTGGTGGGCGGGCTGCAGGCCGCCGGCCGGCTCGATGACTTCGCCGAGTGGGCCAAGTCGCTGACGCAGGGCGCGGTGCTGCGCCTGCTGGATCCGTCGTTCACTGCGGCGGGGGTGCTACGGGCCGAGAAGATTCTCGATGTCGTCCGCGACATCTTGGGTGACATCAACATCGAAGAGCTGCCGATTCCCTTTACCGCTGTGGCGACCGATCTGATCGCGGGCCGATCGGTGTGGCTGCAGCGCGGCCCGGTCGATACCGCGATTCGCGCGTCGATCGCGATCCCCGGGGTGATCGCACCTCACGTGGTCGATGGGCGCCTGCTCGCCGACGGCGGCATCCTTGACCCGCTGCCGATGGCCCCGCTGAGCGCCGTCAACGCCGACCTGACGCTGGCTGTCAGCCTCAACGGTGGCGACCCTACTGCCGCCGGCCCGGCCGCCGACGATTCCGAGAAGGATGCGCCGGCTGGTCGGTTGAATCGCATGTGGCGCAGTACGTCTGCGTTGCTGGACACCAGCGGCGCGCGCTCGCTGTTGGACCGGCCGACGGCGCGGGCGATCCTGGACCGGTTCAGCAGTGGTGAGTCCGAAGCCGGCGGTTCAGCGAGGCTCGACGAAGGAGAGGCGAAGCTGGGACCGCCGCATCGGCCCGGCGAGGACGAGGAGTCCACTCCCGAGGTGGTGCCCAAACTCGGCAGCTTCGAGGTGATGAACCGAACCATCGATATCGCCCAGGCGGCGCTGGCGCGCCATCAGCTCGCGTCGCACCCGCCCGATCTGCTGATCGAGGTGCCTCGCGTCGCCTGCCGCAGTCTGGACTTCCACCGCGCCGCGGAATTGATCGACCTGGGCCGAGAACTCGCCGCCCGCGCTCTCGACGCAGCGAAATCGCTCTAA
- a CDS encoding cysteine dioxygenase family protein: MVIADPIALRRPAARPRALRLPDLLQTTDLAADAVLQGRYNHLLPASGLPDDQRWFARIHGDERLDIWLISWVPGHATELHDHGDSLGALTVLSGSLDEFHWNGRELAQRRLDAGDQAAFTQGWVHDVVWAPPTNQLEPAAPTLSVHAYSPPLAEMSYYDVAQDHTLRRQRTELTQHPEAS; this comes from the coding sequence ATGGTTATCGCCGATCCCATCGCGTTGCGCCGCCCGGCGGCCCGGCCACGGGCGCTGCGCCTGCCCGACCTCTTACAGACCACCGACCTAGCCGCCGACGCGGTGCTGCAAGGTCGCTACAACCACCTGCTGCCCGCATCTGGGCTGCCCGACGACCAGCGTTGGTTCGCCCGAATCCACGGTGACGAGCGGCTCGACATCTGGCTGATCAGCTGGGTGCCGGGACATGCCACCGAACTGCACGATCACGGCGACTCGCTCGGTGCGCTGACCGTGCTGTCCGGCTCATTGGATGAGTTCCACTGGAATGGTCGCGAGCTGGCGCAACGACGGCTGGACGCCGGGGACCAGGCCGCGTTCACCCAGGGCTGGGTGCACGACGTGGTCTGGGCGCCCCCGACAAACCAGTTGGAACCGGCCGCCCCGACGCTGAGCGTGCACGCCTACTCGCCGCCACTGGCGGAAATGTCCTACTACGACGTCGCGCAGGACCATACTCTGCGTAGGCAGCGCACCGAACTCACCCAGCACCCGGAGGCGTCATGA
- a CDS encoding rhodanese-like domain-containing protein, which yields MTTTHVTSRIDHLLESARAKLHRLTADEVPEALRDGAYLVDIRPAAQRADEGQVPQALVIERNVLEWRCDPTSDARLPQAVDDDVQWIILCSQGYTSSLAAAALQDLGLHRATDVIGGYQALAAVGELVEPAPLAALSVGVQQGSESFSLLRGPRRWM from the coding sequence ATGACCACCACCCACGTCACCAGCCGCATCGATCACTTGCTCGAATCGGCCCGCGCCAAGCTGCACCGGCTGACCGCTGACGAGGTGCCCGAGGCGCTGCGCGACGGCGCATACCTGGTCGACATCCGTCCGGCGGCCCAGCGTGCGGACGAAGGTCAGGTGCCGCAAGCGCTGGTGATCGAGCGCAACGTGCTGGAGTGGCGCTGCGACCCGACCAGCGATGCTCGGCTGCCGCAGGCGGTCGACGACGACGTGCAGTGGATCATCCTGTGCTCGCAGGGCTACACCTCGAGCCTGGCCGCGGCTGCGCTGCAGGACTTGGGGCTGCACCGCGCTACCGATGTCATCGGCGGCTATCAGGCCCTGGCCGCCGTCGGGGAACTGGTGGAGCCGGCTCCACTGGCCGCACTAAGCGTTGGAGTGCAACAGGGGTCGGAGTCGTTCAGTCTTCTCCGGGGTCCACGCCGCTGGATGTAG
- a CDS encoding alpha/beta-hydrolase family protein — translation MSATATDTATAGPIPEATARAPWWVRHYTFTGTAVGLVFLWLSLTPSLLPRGPLFQGLVSGGSGAIGYALGVFSVWLVRYMRSKDTSPPAPRWAWLVLIPTAAIVHLWVVWTIHGWQDQMRDLMGVPRLTWYNYPQAGAIAVVTLFILVEIGQLIRMLIRFLVRQLERVAPPRVSAVVAVSLLIALFVAVLNGLVLKTAMHVMNSTFASVNEEASPDRAAPSTRLRSGGPESLASWESLGHQGRIFVAGGPTVAQLSEFNGTPATEPIRAYAGLNSAHGIKETAELAAAELARTGGLSREVVAVATTTGTGWINEAEASALEYMFNGDTAIVSMQYSFLPSWLSFLVDKENARQAGQALFEAVDKQVRALPEAQRPKLVVFGESLGSFGGEASFMSLNNVLARTDGALFSGPTFQNTIWTDLTINRDPGSPQWLPIYHDGRAVRFVARPDDLDRPDNPWGAPDTPRVVYLQHASDPIAWWHPDLLYHKPDWLKEPRGYDVLPQVRWTPIVTFLQVSADMAVAIDVPDGHGHSYVADAANAWAAILHPAAWTPEKTERLRPLLHSNA, via the coding sequence ATGAGCGCGACAGCCACCGACACCGCAACCGCGGGCCCAATCCCGGAAGCGACCGCGCGCGCACCCTGGTGGGTCCGGCACTACACGTTCACCGGCACCGCGGTGGGCCTGGTGTTCCTGTGGCTGTCGCTGACGCCGTCGCTGCTGCCGCGCGGGCCGCTGTTCCAGGGTTTGGTCAGCGGCGGCTCGGGCGCCATCGGCTATGCCCTGGGCGTGTTCAGCGTCTGGCTGGTCCGCTACATGCGCTCGAAGGACACCAGCCCACCGGCCCCCCGATGGGCCTGGCTGGTGCTCATCCCCACCGCGGCGATCGTCCATCTATGGGTGGTGTGGACGATCCACGGCTGGCAGGACCAGATGCGCGACCTGATGGGTGTGCCGCGGCTGACTTGGTACAACTACCCCCAAGCCGGCGCGATAGCGGTGGTCACGCTGTTCATCCTGGTCGAGATCGGCCAACTGATCCGGATGCTGATCCGCTTTCTGGTCCGCCAGCTCGAACGGGTTGCCCCGCCGCGTGTTTCGGCCGTAGTCGCGGTGTCGTTGCTGATTGCTCTGTTTGTGGCGGTACTCAACGGTCTGGTGCTCAAGACCGCGATGCACGTCATGAACAGCACCTTTGCTTCGGTCAACGAGGAGGCCAGCCCCGACCGGGCCGCCCCGTCGACCCGGCTGCGTTCCGGCGGGCCGGAGTCGCTGGCCTCATGGGAGTCGTTGGGCCATCAGGGCCGCATCTTCGTCGCCGGTGGACCCACCGTCGCGCAACTCAGTGAGTTCAACGGCACACCGGCCACCGAACCGATTCGGGCCTACGCCGGCCTGAACTCGGCCCACGGGATCAAGGAGACCGCTGAGCTGGCCGCGGCCGAACTGGCCCGCACCGGCGGACTGAGCCGCGAGGTAGTCGCGGTGGCCACCACGACGGGCACCGGCTGGATCAACGAGGCGGAGGCCTCGGCGCTGGAGTACATGTTCAACGGCGACACCGCGATCGTGAGCATGCAGTACTCGTTCCTGCCCAGCTGGCTGTCCTTCCTGGTCGACAAGGAGAACGCGCGCCAGGCCGGCCAGGCCCTGTTCGAAGCCGTCGACAAACAGGTGCGGGCCCTACCGGAGGCGCAGCGGCCCAAGCTGGTGGTGTTCGGCGAAAGCCTCGGCTCCTTCGGTGGCGAGGCCTCCTTCATGAGCCTCAACAACGTGCTGGCGCGTACCGACGGTGCACTGTTCTCCGGTCCCACCTTTCAGAACACCATCTGGACAGACCTGACCATCAACCGCGATCCCGGTTCCCCGCAATGGCTGCCGATCTACCACGACGGCCGCGCCGTGCGGTTCGTGGCCCGCCCGGACGACCTGGACCGCCCCGACAACCCTTGGGGCGCACCGGATACGCCACGCGTGGTGTACCTACAGCACGCCTCCGACCCGATCGCCTGGTGGCATCCGGACCTGCTGTACCACAAGCCCGACTGGCTGAAAGAGCCTCGCGGCTACGACGTGCTGCCGCAGGTGCGCTGGACCCCGATCGTGACGTTCCTGCAGGTCTCCGCCGACATGGCAGTGGCGATCGATGTGCCCGACGGCCACGGCCACAGCTACGTCGCCGACGCCGCCAATGCGTGGGCGGCGATCCTACATCCAGCGGCGTGGACCCCGGAGAAGACTGAACGACTCCGACCCCTGTTGCACTCCAACGCTTAG
- a CDS encoding enoyl-CoA hydratase has translation MSQNKYETILVDRDGRVGTITLNRPQALNALNSQVMNEVTAAAAEFDADPGIGAIIITGSAKAFAAGADIKEMADLSFAEVFAADFFAAWSKLAAVRTPTIAAVAGFALGGGCELAMMCDLLIAADTAKFGQPEIKLGVLPGMGGSQRLTRAIGKAKAMDLILTGRTIDAAEAERSGLVSRMVPADDLLAEAGKVAATIAGMSLSAARMAKEAVNRAFESTLAEGLLYERRLFHSAFATDDQTEGMAAFTEKRPPNFTHR, from the coding sequence ATGAGCCAGAACAAGTACGAGACCATCCTCGTCGACCGCGACGGCCGCGTCGGCACCATCACCTTGAACCGGCCGCAGGCGCTCAACGCCCTCAACAGCCAGGTGATGAATGAAGTCACCGCCGCCGCAGCCGAATTCGACGCCGATCCCGGCATCGGGGCGATCATCATCACCGGCAGCGCCAAGGCGTTCGCCGCCGGAGCCGACATCAAAGAGATGGCCGATCTGAGTTTCGCCGAGGTCTTCGCCGCCGATTTCTTCGCCGCCTGGTCCAAGCTGGCCGCGGTACGCACCCCGACCATCGCCGCGGTGGCCGGGTTCGCCCTGGGCGGCGGCTGCGAGCTGGCGATGATGTGCGACCTGCTGATCGCCGCCGACACCGCCAAGTTCGGCCAGCCGGAGATCAAGCTGGGCGTGCTACCCGGCATGGGCGGCTCCCAGCGCCTGACCCGGGCCATCGGCAAGGCCAAGGCGATGGACCTGATCCTGACCGGTCGCACCATCGACGCCGCCGAGGCCGAGCGGTCCGGCCTGGTGTCCCGCATGGTGCCTGCCGACGATCTGCTGGCCGAGGCCGGCAAGGTCGCCGCCACCATCGCCGGGATGAGCCTGTCGGCCGCCCGGATGGCCAAGGAAGCCGTCAACCGGGCCTTCGAATCCACTTTGGCCGAAGGACTGCTCTACGAGCGTCGACTGTTCCACTCCGCGTTCGCCACCGATGACCAGACCGAGGGCATGGCGGCGTTCACCGAGAAGCGCCCGCCGAACTTCACCCACCGCTGA
- a CDS encoding enoyl-CoA hydratase/isomerase family protein, with protein MTGESDEVLAHVDNGVGLLTLNRPKAINSLNLPMVTAMTAALSTWAEDPAVTAVVLTGAGERGLCAGGDVVAIYHSAKADGADARRFWYDEYLLNAQIGGYPKPYVSLMDGIVMGGGVGVGAHANTRVVTDTTKMAMPEVGIGFIPDVGGTYLLSRSPGRLGLHAALTGAPFSGPDAIALGFADHYVPHAALEAFTAAIVADGVANALAAYAVDAPPSQLAAHRDWIDECYAHDTVAQIVDALAGHASPDANAAAELIGTRSPIACAVTLEAVRRTAQLASLEDVLIQEYRVSCASLRSHDLVEGIRAQLVDKDRNPQWSPATLAEVTAADIESYFVSAEPDLTF; from the coding sequence GTGACAGGTGAATCTGACGAGGTCCTGGCCCACGTTGACAACGGGGTCGGCCTGCTGACACTCAACCGTCCGAAGGCGATCAACTCACTGAACCTTCCGATGGTGACCGCCATGACCGCGGCGCTGTCCACCTGGGCCGAGGATCCGGCGGTCACGGCGGTGGTACTCACCGGGGCCGGCGAGCGCGGACTGTGCGCCGGCGGCGACGTGGTCGCGATCTATCACAGCGCCAAAGCCGACGGCGCCGACGCGCGCCGATTCTGGTACGACGAGTACCTGCTCAACGCTCAGATCGGCGGGTACCCCAAGCCGTACGTGTCGTTGATGGACGGCATCGTGATGGGCGGCGGCGTCGGAGTCGGCGCACACGCCAACACCCGAGTGGTCACCGACACCACCAAGATGGCCATGCCCGAGGTCGGTATCGGCTTCATCCCCGATGTCGGCGGCACCTACCTGCTCTCGCGCTCCCCCGGCCGGCTCGGTCTGCACGCGGCATTGACCGGCGCACCGTTCTCCGGTCCGGACGCCATCGCCCTGGGTTTCGCCGACCACTATGTGCCGCACGCGGCGCTGGAGGCCTTCACCGCGGCGATCGTCGCCGACGGAGTGGCCAACGCCCTGGCCGCATACGCGGTCGACGCACCGCCGAGTCAGCTTGCCGCACACCGTGACTGGATCGATGAGTGCTACGCGCACGACACCGTCGCGCAGATCGTGGACGCGCTGGCCGGCCACGCCAGCCCCGACGCCAACGCCGCGGCCGAACTGATCGGCACCCGGTCCCCGATCGCCTGCGCGGTGACGTTGGAGGCGGTGCGCCGGACGGCCCAGCTCGCCAGCCTGGAAGACGTTCTGATTCAGGAGTACCGGGTGTCGTGCGCGTCGCTGCGCTCGCATGATCTGGTGGAGGGAATCCGCGCCCAGCTGGTCGACAAGGACCGCAATCCGCAGTGGTCGCCGGCGACGCTGGCCGAGGTGACCGCCGCCGACATCGAAAGCTACTTCGTTTCCGCCGAACCCGACCTGACCTTCTAA